One genomic window of Desulfuromonas sp. AOP6 includes the following:
- a CDS encoding response regulator: protein MRKKRFGEVLVEAGVVTEEALQQALQRQKGTGRRLGMVLEEMGSVTQRDIAGVLARQFGFKTVSGFAKHRFSEDLLGLVESDEAIHSLVFPLKVVEKTLYLAMVNPLAEDVLENITFRTGFNIQPLVTTPAEIEEAVSRHYLKEQKGGESQWTVLVVEDGELVRVATVSALKKMGFHVLEAVNGAEGLQAALEKKPHLILTDMLMPRMDGQEMYAALQENPSLRKIPVVALSGLASAEEEARLLDLGFFDFIPKPVNPVRLVARVRRALRITYGAAS from the coding sequence ATGAGGAAAAAACGTTTTGGCGAAGTTCTTGTTGAGGCCGGGGTGGTAACCGAAGAGGCTCTGCAGCAGGCTCTGCAGAGGCAAAAAGGGACTGGCAGGCGCCTTGGCATGGTGTTGGAGGAGATGGGCAGTGTTACTCAGCGCGATATTGCCGGGGTTCTGGCACGGCAATTTGGTTTCAAGACGGTCTCCGGCTTCGCCAAACACCGGTTCTCGGAAGATCTCCTTGGCCTGGTTGAAAGCGATGAGGCCATTCATTCGCTGGTCTTTCCCTTGAAGGTGGTGGAAAAGACTCTCTATCTGGCCATGGTCAATCCGTTGGCGGAAGATGTTCTGGAAAACATCACCTTTCGCACCGGCTTCAACATTCAGCCTCTGGTCACCACGCCAGCTGAAATTGAAGAGGCCGTCAGCAGGCATTATCTGAAAGAGCAGAAGGGCGGTGAAAGTCAGTGGACCGTGCTGGTCGTTGAAGATGGCGAACTGGTCCGTGTGGCCACTGTGTCCGCTCTGAAAAAGATGGGTTTCCACGTGCTCGAAGCAGTCAATGGCGCTGAAGGCCTGCAGGCCGCCCTTGAGAAGAAGCCTCACCTGATACTGACCGACATGCTGATGCCCCGTATGGATGGGCAGGAAATGTATGCCGCTTTACAGGAAAATCCCAGTCTGCGCAAAATTCCCGTGGTAGCCTTGTCCGGTCTGGCCTCGGCGGAGGAGGAAGCGCGCCTCCTCGACCTCGGCTTTTTCGACTTTATTCCCAAGCCCGTCAATCCGGTCCGCCTGGTTGCCCGGGTACGCAGGGCGCTGCGAATTACCTACGGCGCGGCATCCTGA
- a CDS encoding B12-binding domain-containing radical SAM protein: protein MTIVLPTLHVRRSAQAVPLAAACLAAALPAPLRSTTHLPDFFPDQSDEDILAGILAFAPDLVAFPIYVWNRRRLTQLARQLKKRQPSLRLVAGGPEATADSAAILAEGTFDALVCGEGEIPFAHLLATWQESGAHTQTAGIIYKNEQDVSCREPHTGPMSLDELPSPWLTGTLVPETGQGVLWEISRGCPFGCDFCFDARGHQGVRPLSFERLRAELDLFVRQGVAQVWVLDSTFNYPPERGKALLRLLADKAPHVHFHLEAKADFLDRETARLLTHLSCSVQLGLQSANPKVLRQVHRSLDLELFTHKVRLLAAEGVTFGLDLIYGLPTDDYAGFTHSLNTALSFAPNHLDIFPLAVLPGTPLYRNRDKFGLNAQTAPPYEILSTATLSAGEMEHCRDLAAATDLFYNLGRAVGFFQPLLTAMQEEAVPFLENFASWAMTEASVSREEFRDSSRWTPSQILELQEGYIRQCLKARGRGDILPAALDMVRYHFHYAETLLGEETTPADPEQLRNLDNWNTPWQRSGTIRLVPFSYEILDLLEMGEMDLERIASLFRPIGSVALFARRGPEVLCESLVEDFLKLLQGSDGQKTPREIFAGSISRNEGEEILEFAVSEGLLVPSGNITLRQHTGSTPVQKRPSKGKR, encoded by the coding sequence ATGACCATCGTCCTGCCAACTCTGCACGTTCGCCGCTCCGCCCAGGCGGTGCCGCTGGCGGCGGCCTGCCTGGCGGCCGCCTTGCCCGCCCCCCTACGGTCGACGACACATCTGCCTGATTTCTTTCCCGACCAGAGCGACGAAGACATCCTGGCCGGCATCCTGGCCTTCGCGCCCGACCTGGTAGCCTTCCCCATCTACGTATGGAACCGCCGACGCCTGACGCAGTTGGCCCGACAGCTCAAAAAGCGCCAGCCATCCCTGCGCCTGGTTGCCGGAGGGCCGGAAGCGACCGCCGATTCGGCAGCCATCCTGGCCGAAGGGACTTTTGACGCACTCGTCTGCGGGGAGGGGGAAATTCCCTTCGCTCACCTGCTGGCTACCTGGCAGGAATCCGGCGCTCACACCCAAACCGCTGGCATTATCTACAAAAATGAACAGGATGTTTCCTGTCGCGAGCCCCATACTGGGCCCATGAGCCTTGACGAGCTGCCCTCTCCTTGGCTTACCGGAACCCTGGTTCCCGAGACAGGCCAGGGCGTTTTGTGGGAAATCTCCCGCGGCTGCCCATTCGGCTGCGATTTCTGTTTCGATGCGCGCGGCCATCAGGGTGTGCGTCCCCTTTCATTCGAACGCCTTCGCGCCGAGCTTGACCTCTTTGTCCGCCAGGGGGTGGCCCAGGTCTGGGTACTGGATTCCACCTTCAATTACCCCCCCGAGCGGGGCAAAGCCCTTTTGCGCCTATTGGCTGACAAGGCTCCTCACGTCCACTTCCACCTCGAAGCCAAAGCGGACTTTCTTGACCGGGAAACGGCCCGTCTGCTGACCCATCTCTCCTGCTCGGTGCAGCTCGGCCTGCAATCCGCCAACCCCAAGGTGCTACGCCAGGTGCATCGCTCCCTTGACCTTGAACTCTTCACTCACAAGGTCCGCCTGCTCGCCGCCGAAGGGGTAACGTTCGGCCTCGACCTCATCTACGGCCTGCCCACGGACGACTACGCCGGTTTTACCCACAGCCTGAATACAGCCCTGAGCTTCGCGCCCAACCATCTGGATATTTTCCCGCTCGCCGTCCTGCCGGGAACGCCCCTGTATCGGAACAGGGACAAGTTCGGACTCAACGCCCAGACAGCGCCACCCTACGAAATCCTCTCCACGGCCACTCTGAGCGCCGGCGAGATGGAACACTGCCGCGACCTGGCCGCTGCCACCGATCTCTTCTACAACTTGGGACGGGCCGTCGGCTTTTTCCAACCTCTGCTCACAGCTATGCAGGAGGAAGCCGTTCCCTTTCTGGAAAACTTCGCCTCCTGGGCTATGACCGAGGCTTCCGTCAGCCGTGAAGAGTTCCGGGATTCCTCACGCTGGACGCCGTCCCAGATTCTCGAACTTCAGGAGGGATACATCCGCCAGTGCCTAAAGGCCCGGGGACGGGGGGATATCCTGCCGGCGGCTCTCGACATGGTGCGTTATCACTTTCATTACGCCGAGACTCTGCTGGGCGAGGAGACCACGCCAGCCGACCCGGAACAGCTCCGCAACCTGGACAACTGGAACACGCCCTGGCAGCGCTCAGGTACAATACGCCTGGTGCCCTTCAGTTATGAAATTCTGGATCTACTCGAAATGGGAGAGATGGATCTTGAACGCATTGCCAGCCTGTTTCGCCCGATAGGATCGGTTGCCCTCTTCGCCCGCCGGGGTCCCGAGGTTCTTTGCGAATCGCTGGTGGAGGATTTTCTCAAATTGCTGCAGGGATCGGATGGCCAGAAAACTCCCCGGGAAATTTTCGCGGGGAGCATCTCGCGCAACGAAGGAGAAGAGATCCTTGAATTCGCCGTGAGTGAAGGGCTTCTTGTTCCCAGTGGGAATATTACCCTCCGCCAGCACACAGGAAGCACTCCAGTACAAAAGCGTCCTTCAAAGGGAAAGCGCTGA
- a CDS encoding type IV toxin-antitoxin system AbiEi family antitoxin domain-containing protein, producing the protein MSNNTLHSSKLLKKALFGLPQGMPLAMSHLKEFGVSRQLAHHYVQNGWLKQLGSGYYLRAGDKLTKAGAVASLQANGVKVHIGGKSALAFKGFAHYLNMGEETITLYGHGTRKLPEWFQEQFRANLSNSTLFDERDTLAERHGVSRLDNEPNGPFISEPERAVLELLDSVPKQQTLEEGKQIMEGLYSLRSKKMQELLKICKKIKVKRLFWKVAEELKLPVLEKIDISGIDFGSSSDYSLQGEKTLVLRNPHG; encoded by the coding sequence ATGTCAAACAATACTTTACATTCCAGCAAGCTGCTAAAGAAAGCCCTTTTTGGTCTGCCACAAGGGATGCCTCTCGCCATGAGCCATCTGAAGGAGTTTGGCGTATCCCGTCAGCTCGCACACCACTATGTTCAGAACGGCTGGTTGAAACAACTGGGGAGTGGCTATTACCTTCGGGCTGGAGATAAGCTCACCAAAGCAGGTGCGGTGGCATCGCTGCAGGCCAACGGTGTCAAAGTCCATATCGGCGGAAAAAGCGCATTGGCTTTTAAAGGGTTTGCCCACTACCTGAATATGGGAGAGGAAACGATAACACTCTACGGGCACGGAACAAGAAAACTCCCAGAGTGGTTTCAAGAGCAGTTCAGGGCCAATCTGTCGAATAGTACCCTGTTCGATGAGCGGGATACTTTGGCGGAACGGCACGGTGTTTCTCGTTTGGATAATGAGCCAAATGGACCTTTTATCTCGGAACCGGAACGTGCCGTTCTCGAATTGTTGGATTCTGTGCCGAAGCAGCAGACCCTGGAAGAAGGCAAACAGATTATGGAAGGGCTTTATTCTTTGCGGTCCAAGAAGATGCAGGAACTGTTGAAAATTTGTAAAAAAATTAAAGTCAAAAGGCTCTTTTGGAAAGTCGCCGAAGAACTCAAGTTGCCGGTGCTGGAGAAAATAGACATTTCCGGAATCGATTTCGGTTCATCGTCAGATTATTCGCTGCAGGGGGAAAAAACCCTGGTATTGAGAAATCCTCATGGATAG
- a CDS encoding nucleotidyl transferase AbiEii/AbiGii toxin family protein gives MDRRYKDTVALLLDAIPFVFRQNCFAMKGGTAINLFCRDMPRLSVDIDLVFIDPAAPSRDEALTKIEDSLRQVAEELEKRLRVKVQRTSSGSDQETKLFVSRGTCRVKIEVNHVFRGSVYPVVEGGLTQGAEDMFEREVSVPMLDVDELYASKLVAALDRQHPRDLFDVMLLNKNGGITPRMRRAFVIYLAGHNRPMHELLPPQAHDIKNAYEKEFIGMTTSDVRIEDLEETRERLFADLPSSLDDSERRFLHSVHRLEPDWDSLGIPNIESLPAIRWKLMNLEILKAKNPWKFNEMMGALEQCLTLGRR, from the coding sequence ATGGATAGGCGCTACAAAGATACCGTGGCTCTTTTGCTTGACGCTATTCCTTTCGTGTTCAGGCAGAATTGTTTTGCAATGAAAGGTGGCACGGCGATCAATCTGTTCTGCCGTGACATGCCGAGACTATCAGTTGATATCGATCTGGTATTCATTGACCCAGCGGCACCGAGTAGGGATGAAGCGCTCACCAAGATAGAAGATAGCTTGCGACAGGTTGCCGAGGAACTGGAAAAGCGCCTGAGGGTGAAAGTTCAAAGAACATCTTCAGGTTCCGACCAGGAAACTAAGCTCTTTGTCAGCCGTGGTACTTGCCGAGTCAAGATTGAGGTGAATCATGTTTTCCGTGGATCGGTTTATCCAGTCGTTGAAGGCGGTTTGACTCAGGGTGCCGAGGATATGTTCGAGCGGGAAGTGAGCGTGCCGATGCTCGATGTCGACGAACTCTACGCCAGCAAGTTGGTCGCAGCACTCGACCGCCAGCATCCGCGGGACCTATTTGACGTGATGCTGCTCAATAAAAACGGTGGAATCACTCCTCGCATGAGGCGGGCATTCGTGATTTATCTGGCAGGACACAATCGGCCGATGCATGAACTGCTGCCACCACAGGCCCATGATATAAAGAACGCGTACGAGAAAGAATTCATCGGGATGACTACTAGTGATGTCCGCATTGAAGACCTCGAAGAGACACGTGAGCGTCTGTTCGCAGATTTGCCCTCTTCACTTGACGATTCCGAACGCAGATTCCTTCATTCAGTCCATCGGCTTGAACCCGATTGGGATTCTCTCGGGATACCGAATATCGAGTCTTTGCCCGCCATCCGATGGAAACTGATGAATCTTGAAATCCTGAAGGCCAAGAACCCATGGAAATTCAATGAGATGATGGGGGCATTAGAGCAATGCTTAACATTAGGAAGAAGATAG
- a CDS encoding thioredoxin family protein produces MRIDILCKPENAGKGERALENVRQALSTLELEAEVHLFKDRRKMIDSRVHVSPALLVDDSVRVSGRVPEVDEIVKILAERPRFRHRLQKVA; encoded by the coding sequence ATGCGTATCGATATTTTGTGCAAACCCGAAAATGCCGGCAAAGGAGAGCGTGCTCTTGAAAATGTCAGGCAGGCTCTATCCACCCTGGAACTGGAAGCAGAGGTGCACCTTTTCAAGGATCGTCGCAAAATGATCGACAGCCGCGTCCATGTATCACCAGCCCTGTTGGTGGATGACAGCGTGCGTGTGTCGGGGCGAGTACCTGAGGTCGATGAGATTGTGAAGATCCTGGCTGAAAGGCCGAGGTTCCGGCATCGCCTGCAGAAGGTGGCCTGA